The genomic stretch CCTCCCAGCCTTCTGGACATAACCGAACACACCATGGCAGGTGTATGAACAATTTGACCCAACAAATCCACTGCCAGgaatctctcctctttctttttaaaatcagtctGAAAGTAAATCTCTGTCTTCCACAGGATGGCAGGGTGCACTTTGGAAGCAgcgtggggacttgaacccaggcactccaacatggatgtgggcatcccaaacagtgtcttaagcACTGGGCCAAATGCGCTCCCCTCTTTCCTCTGTCTTACAGGAAACCTTCCCAAACCATATGAAAAAAAGGAGGTCATGACTGTGGATACACTGTCTACTCAGTAGAGGATTTAATAAACAAATGGTGGTACACTAATATTAATACGATGGAATTTCATATGGGcaacaaaaaagaatgagaaaaatctaTGTGTGCCAGCATTGGATAATGTCCAAGATATAAATAAGAAAAGCACAATTATACAACGTGCATTATGTAACTCTACATGTGTTACACTGACACACCTTTTTTGTGCATGCAGAGAAAAATATCTGGAGTTTCTCCATTCTCTAAGTttagatttctttcatttaaataaagatCTATTATTTTTGCAATGTGGGGTTGGAGACAgtaaaaatcaaaggaaagaacAGGGGGTCAATGTTTTCgcttggtgggtaaagctgccacctgcagggcaagcatccaacatgggcaccagtttgagtcctggctgctccacttctgatccagctccctgctaatgcaccccagAAAGCgcagaaagatggtccaagtttttgggcccctgcacccacataggagtctgagatgaagttcctggctcctgacttcagcctggcccagccctggcattgaggccacttgaggagtgaaccagtggattgaagatctttttctctctgtgtatcttcctctctctctgtaattctgcctttcaaataaattaatcttaaaaaaaaaaaaaaaaaggaaagaacaagtcTGCTCTCCCTGTCCTGGCTCAGCCAAGGGAGGAGGGCCCACACATCCACCCACAAACTCCCCTGCAGGTGGCCTTGGACATGGGGCGTGGCCACAGACTGCCCAGCACTGCCAGCAAGTGCTGGCCTGGGCCTCTGCGCTGCTTTATTTCCCGTGCTGCCCTTGCACAGCCCACCGGCCCCGATGAAAAGCTGGCCTGGGCTGGAGAGCAGGCTGTCCTGCATGCTCCTACCGCCTCGGCAGAGCCCAgctggccaggccccagggaggtGCCCATCTCAAGAAAAGCATGGAGCACCACATTATCAGTGCAAAGGCGGGGTGGGGACTTCTGGCCAGATTAGAAGCCAGAGCTCTGCAGGCCTTGGAGATAAAGTtccccctccccaggaaggagAAGCAGCAATGGAAAGCTGGTCTTTAATCTAATCAAGGGGAGGGCGAGGCTGGGCGAGCAGTCGGAGCTCTGGGATGCCGCACTTGCTCCCTGTCTCCTGCATCCCACTGCCTGCCCTGGGAgtacagagagctggcctaggagGAAGGAACTGAGTGCAGCACTAGGTGCTGTGTGTCCTCGGGCACGACGCTGCCCTCTCTGGACCTCGGGACTTCTTCCGGTcctctttcttgttttaaatcTACTTAGTAACTTTCATTTatgtgtttccattttatttgtagagagatggagagacaaagatatctcccacctgctggttcactccctggatgcctacaatatccagggctatgccaagccaaagctaggagccaggaactcaatccaggtctccatatgggtgccagccaTGAGCCATGCCCACTGCTGCCCCGGATGGGAAGCACAGTGGCAGTGTGGCATGTGGGCTCCCCAAgatgtgccaaacacctgctccccttttttcctttaagatttacttatttgaaagtcagagttatgggggcaggggtggcagggcggggagagaaagatggatccatcttctggttcacccctaaatggctgaaacggccagggcggggctgggccaggccaaagccagagcttctGCTAGGTCTCCCTTGCCGGGGAGggagcagttgggccatcttccgctgcttccccaggcacgttagcagggagctggatcagaagtggagcagccaggactcgaactggcgcccatatggaatgtaggcagaggcttaacctgttacaccacaacaccagatcCTCCTACCTCCcattcccttctctcttccttaaGCACACACTGCATAGGGAGGACTGGGGAGGGCACAGGTAAGGGGGGACCACTGTCATCCTTGCCCTCATGGGGAGGGGTTCCAGGAAGGGAAGGCCTAAGGGGAAAATGGCATCCACATGGACTTCACATTGCAACCTGTGCAAGGCCGGGGGTGACGGGGGTGACGGGGGTGGGCGGGTGGGGGGCTGGCTGCCACCAGCTCCCCCCTCTTCCCTAGCCACCCATAGACCACCACACCTGGGGGCTAGGGCACAGGGGAGCAGAAGATGCCAGTTCTAAGATatggagccagaaccaggagcccctCTGGTACGgctagggggtgggggtgcagagacCTATCTCCCAGGTGACTAGAAATGCAGAAAACGTGTCCTGGGAGATTTTGAAGCAAAAGAACTGAAGTGGGGTGAGGAGGAAAGATctccccagcaggtggaaggtctttcTGGCCAGGCCCTCCCCAGCCTTAGACCAGAGCCTTGGTCTCTTCCTGGGCTGCAGGACTCCATGGGAGGGCTGAGTCAcaggtgtgtgggggcaggggcgcaGGTAGTCCACGTCTCCAGCAGAACCAGCCCAGCAGCTCTGTGTCAAACAGGCCCCAGCACTGACGCACACTGGGCACCCTTCCGGATCAATGCACACCCACCCCCGTCCTGCCAGCCGCAGGGACCTGGTTGGAACAAACCGGAATGGGCTCAGGTTCAGCATACAGCAGAGCTCAGCTTCtgacagcctgggagaaggcagcaAGTTCCTCGGGAAGCCTCCCCCAGGAGGGGGGTTGCGagcaccctctgcctccctgggtgctttATCGGGTGATGAAACCCCGGGGACTCTCAACCCGCTCTGGGACTGGGAGGGGCTTGGTTCCGACCCAGCACTCCCAGGCAGGAAGCCCAGGAGGACCTAACTGTTCGACATTGTCAGACACGGCTGgcgctggtgggcagcaggtacCCAGCGAGGGTACTCCAGCCCTTTTCTTCATCCTGAGACAACTAACACAGTGACCTAGGTCTTCCCAGTGCTGGCTCAGCAGGTGTGCCGGGAGGGAGAGCTCCTCCCACTGAAGTGACACGCAGCTTCAAGTGTCCTCCCTGGCCCATCTAGAAACCCTGGGCTACCCCAGGTGTAGATGAGGAGACAGGAAAAGGCCAAACACTAGGGAATACAGCATAATCAGTCTTTAATAACTTACAGGCAAATGCTAAAAACAGTCAACAGGAATAACACCGAGGACGCACTCAGCTTATAAAAAGGGTTGTGGGTCTACAAACGTGGGCAGGGGTTCTCGGCACTtcacagacacaaaaataaagACTGTGGTGACTGCTGCGTCCTCGAGCAGCAGCCTGGGGACACTGTGCCGCTGGGggggaagtggggtggggaggtaaTTAGCATCCATCCCCACGCAGTCTCCCAGCAATGTCCGTCCCCTCAAAACACAGCCAACGGAAAAgccagagaagagaaaggagaaacaggGTCGAGGTAGAGTCGCAGCCTCCGTTCAGGCCTCCACGGTCTGCAGCCCCCACTTCTCCGGAGGCAAGGATGAGGGAGCGACGCATCTCCCAGTCCCTGCTGCAACACGGCACCAAGACAGGGTCCCCCCGCTCCTCTGTCCCTCACTGAGGCACGCAGGTCCTGCACCCCCAGCTACCTGAGCAGCCACAGGCTCCACTTGCTGTCCAAGTACAGACCCCTACCAGGTGGGGCGCGGTGGCCCCAGGTCACCGCCTCTTCTTGCCCGCCCGGGAGGCCTTCTTCCTTTTGAGGATCATCTCGTACAAGCGCTCCAGGCCCGGCTGCAGGCCCAGCCCGTCCACTGCGCTGCAGCCCTGCACATGCGTGAGCGtggcagctcccagctcccggacCGCCAGTCTCTTCTCCACCTCAGCCGCACTGAGCGCCCCGGGCTGGTCCTGCTTGTTGGCCAGCACCAGCACCGGCACCCCCTGGTTGTCCGAGGCCCGGCTGATCCGGTGGAGCTCCACCTTGGCCTCCTCCAGCCGCTCGGCCTCGGCAGCGTCCACCACAAACACCAGCCCGTCAGTCCGGCGGGTGTAGGAGCGCCACAGCGGCCGCAGCTTCTCCTGGCCCCCCACGTCCCACACTTGGAAGGTGATGCCACGGGACCCCCCCAGGGGCACCCGGATCTTCTCCGTGTTGAAGCCTTTGGTGGGGACACTCTGGACAAACTCCTTGAACTTGAGTCGGTAAAGGAGGGAGGTCTTTCCGGCAGAGTCCAGCCCGACGACCACAACGTGcagggcctggaagtggggcaggaaggaggcagtGGGCGCCATCTCCGTCAAGTGGTTCCCCATCGTGGGCGAGGAAGCGCCGCGGGTCTCCGTAGGGGTGGGGCGGAGGAAGCACACCTGGGTTACCTGAGCAGGGAAAGGTCAccggaggaaggggagaggttaAATGATAAACACGAAATTCGCAGCTGGCGAGCCTTCCTTTTTGTTTAAAGCAAGCACCTGCGGGTGTAACAGAGGCGCTCTCCCCTCGCGGGGGGCCCGGGGCCACGCGGAGGTGGCAAGGTGCGACCCTGCCTAGGTCGGCTTCCATAGCCTCTTGTGCGGCGACCAGTGTGTGGGAAGAGAGACACCCTCCGGGAGGGGGAAGTCGGGCAGGGCCCCCAGACTAACAGTCGGGGTGCACAGCCGCTCAAGTCCCGCTCCCCCGCTCTCCGCGCGTGCGGACCGTCCACACGCCCCTCCGCAAGCCGCGACCTCCCCCCTCGCTGGGGCCCGCACACGGCACCACCCGCACAGGCCCCTTACCTCGCGTCAGCCGCTCTCCCCGCGCCAgacgccgcagccgccgccgtctgcagcctgcagcctgcagccagcaCCTAGCACCTAGCACCTAGCACCTAGCGCCCAGCACCCGGCGGCCGACTCACCTCCCGCCGACTCTGCGGCCCGGGCCTGGGGCTCGGCCCTAAAAACCCCGCGTGACGTCAGGCGGCGCGAGCCAATCAGCGGCCccgcggcggcggggcggggcgtggaGTTCGCAGCGGCGTAGCCCGGACTGCGCGGGGCTGTGCACGCTAGTTGTGTTGGTGGCGGCTTTATTTGATCTTTTCTAGCACATTCTAACATTTGGAATTAGGCTCCGAATTTCACCAGATATGGAAAGTGCGCGCGTGGCAGCGCTGGTCTCGGGGGACAGCGGGCAACCCCCGCCAGGCGTGCCCAGCGCCGAAGGGTCCTCCTCCGTTACCTAGAACCCAGAAAACAGCTGCTTCGCGGGGCTCATTCCCTCCACCCCTGCTGTCTCACAGCAGCCTGCTAGGGACTGGTGTCCTCCACGCATGGGAAAGAAAGTTCCCAAGGGTTCGTTGACTTGTCTGAGGTCCGAGCTGGCGAGGGCACGGCTGAGAGGGGCCTGTCCGAATGCGGCGCCTGTGCGTCCTGCGTCATCAGTTATCGGGCTAGGCAGCCACACTAGAAACACTTCCATTAGGCCAGCAGCACACATCCTGCGCCGGGGCCTCGCCTGTTAAAATACACCGAGAAGGGCAGGGTTCTGTGTCTGGCCACACACCCTCACGCCACTGAGTCTGCACGAGCCGCAGTCTGTGGGAATTCAGAAGACGCCTGGCCTCAGAGCGCCCAAAATCGGTAGTAGgtagagctggggggaggggagagccaaAGAAAACGAAATTGTAACTCTGATATTTCTCCCGGGgctggattttttgtttattatgtaAGTCAGTGttaaccttctttttttttttttaaaagattgattgattgatttgaaaggctgagacagagagagagaagtcttccatcctctggttcactccccaagtggccacaaaggccagagctgggctgatccaaagccagaagcttcttccaggtctcccacgtgggtgcaaaggctcaagaacttgggtcatcctccactgctttcccaggccatagcagagagctggatcagaagtggagcatccaggtctcgaaccagcatccatatgggatgccagcaccgcaggcagcagctttactcgctacaccatggcgccggcctctgcatTGACCTTTTCAGAGGCTTTATGTAAGGGAGATTGGAAAACGGGAGGGGGAAGTCACTGCCAGACAGCATGGCCTGGCCCTTTCCTGCCCACCTGTGCCCACCCCAATCAAGTGCTGGTAAGTCGGTCCCCAGCTGCCTGGACCAGCACACCTTACCacctccttcttcccctccccaccacagAACCACTCGCCTGATTTCCCCAGCAGTGCAGGCAACCTCCCTGAATCCTTGAAGACCTCATGAAATCAGTCGAGATCAAGGCCTTAGGAAATTCGTTGGCTCTGCCCCCAGGTTGGGGTGTGCCAggttccagcagcagcagccgccgagGCTGGAGGTGGAGCTGCGCGTGGTGGAGTTAAGAGAGGAGCGGTCAGAACAGGCCAGCGCTTTGGGAAGCACCACCGTGCGGAGTGGCCACCACAGGCCACACTCCGGTCTGGGAACTTTGCAAGGCTTTCCCCTTTTCCTTACACAGCTCAAGCCCATGAAGTAAGTGCGGCaagtctaaaaaaagaagaaactgttgCACAGAAAGGTTAGGTCGTTTGTCCAAGATCGCCCAGCTGGACGCCGGCCAAAGCTGGCTCGGAACAAATGTCACAGGACAGCAAAGCTGCAGACACACAGATGGGTTTGTGTCTTCTGCAGCCTTTCAAGCCGCCTTCCCATCTCTCCTACGCTATCTCTCGGGATTCACACCCTAGATGGAACTTGGCACTTAGCTGATGGAGGAGAGGAAACTGCCCCACTCCGCCCTTCATCTTTTGTGTTGCCCAGGGAAGGTGTTGAACAAATGGTGGGGagcaggcggggaggggagggcacaggAAGGGCCCAGCGTGTCCAGGTAGCACCAGACTGTGGGCCCGCCCCGACCCCCCGCCACCGTTCCTGAGCCGCCTCCTTTCCGGCACACTCACCTCCGCAGCCCAGGTCCTAGGCCCTGAGGGATGTGCTGCAGGAACATTCAGACACGTGTGTGTGAGCCGTCCTGCGGTGCACCTGCTGCGTGCTGGGCCCGAGTCTGAGAGGTTCCGGCCAGACAGCCCTGAGCGAAAGGGGCAAGCACCTGCCCTTGCGTTTATGCCAGAACGGGCGCGGAGGAAGCTGGTAATGAGGAGAGCGCATGATTTCAGGATCAGGCGTTTGGCTTGGGGCGAAGACGCCAGCTGGGACGCCGCCATCCTATtatcagggtcctggcttcactcctggctccagcttcctgccgatgtgcaccctgggaggcagcaggtgctgctcaagtcctttgctcctgccacccacacgagaaacctgggttgagttctcggctcctgacttcagcttggtccagttcctgcctgttgtggacatttgaggattgaactagcagatg from Lepus europaeus isolate LE1 chromosome 18, mLepTim1.pri, whole genome shotgun sequence encodes the following:
- the ARL4D gene encoding ADP-ribosylation factor-like protein 4D → MGNHLTEMAPTASFLPHFQALHVVVVGLDSAGKTSLLYRLKFKEFVQSVPTKGFNTEKIRVPLGGSRGITFQVWDVGGQEKLRPLWRSYTRRTDGLVFVVDAAEAERLEEAKVELHRISRASDNQGVPVLVLANKQDQPGALSAAEVEKRLAVRELGAATLTHVQGCSAVDGLGLQPGLERLYEMILKRKKASRAGKKRR